CCTCTCCAAACTGCCACTGTCGCAGGTTCGGCGGGTGTAGGAAAGCGGAGAGGCGCGGCTTTGCGACCGGCCGTATTCAGGATGCGGCGGCCTCGCGCGGGGCCATGGATCGCGCCATGCGGCCGAGCGTATCTTTCATCTTTTCAGCGATTTGCGGCGGAACGCGCGGTTCCGAGTCGATCGACCGCGCCATCGCATCGGCCCATTGCCCGGCAGTGCGATGATCGATCGGCACTGCGCCGTGCAGGCTGAAGATGCATCCGCGCCCGCTTTCGAACCAGTCGCGCGGCCCGCCCAGCCAGCCGCTGAGAAAGCCGGCGAGCGAATCGGCGATCGGCGCCAGTTCGGGGCCGTGCAGCGCCCGCAATTCGGCATAGGCGGGGTCGCTTCCGACCAGATCGTAAAAGCGATGCGCCAGCGCCCGGACCGTTTCGGCGCCGCCCATCGCCGCATAGGGCGTTTCGGGCGAAGTCTGGGGTGCGGTTTCGTCAGCCATGCCGGCATCATGCAGGCGATCCCGCGCCGCGAAATTGACCGGAGTCAAACCTGCCGGCGCGGGCCGCGATACTCCCGAACCGGTGAAATCGGGGCGCGCGACCGGGAGCATGGGTCGCGCGGCCAGCGGCGGGGCATTCGGGGGAAGCCCCGCCGCATCTTCGCCGCCGATCAATCGTCGCGCGCTTCGATCATCGCGACTTCCTCGACCGTCACGGTGCCGGTGGGCGTCATATCCTCGTCACGGATCAGCACGCCGCGCTCGGCCATTTCCTTGCGGAAATCGTGCCGCGCATCGGCGACTTCGCGCTCATATTCGGCATAGGCATCGACACGATCATCGGCGTCATGCGCGCGGCGCAGATCGCTGCGCAGTTCGCGGCGTGCCTCGCTGAGATCGGTCTGATAGTCGCGCCAGTGCGAATTCTCCTCGGTGAACACGATCGGGCTTGCCGCGGCATCGGCGCGGCTTTCGGCCGATATGGCGACCGAGGACTGGGCCATTGCCGGCGCACCGGCGAAAAGTGCCGCACCGGCGGCGGCGAACGCAAACAGGGTCTTGGACATGGGGACATCTCCCTTTCCGTTGTGAACCGGGTCCAAGAACGGGCGGCCCCCGCGATCGGTTTCGGCGGCGCGGCCCTCCCTCGCGCCTGCTCGCGCGTAGGGCGGGGCAGGGCGTGCGGGGGAAGCGGCAGGGCGAAGCCGATCGCCGCCTCCGCCGCCTGAACCCCGGCTTAACCGCGGCGTTGCGGGCTGTACGCGCCATGAACGGCGGCGCGGTTCACCGCGTCGCCCCGCCGCCGGAAGCGGAGCCTAGGGCGCCGCGGCGGCCGCATCGTCGCCAAGATGATATTGCGCGCGCAGCGCGGCGACTTCGGCATCGGTCTGCGCCTTGGACTGTTTCACGTCGGCGCGATAATGTTCGATCGCCCAATCCGCCGATACCGTGCGGCAATTGACGCGGAACGCCCAGCTTTCGCATTCGAACTCGGCGTCGGGATCGTTGGTCGGATGGATTTTGAGCAGCGCGCTCTGCGCGCCGTAGCCGTTATAGAAAATCTCGAACGAATAGACCTGGAAATGCGTGTGGCCGGTGGCACGCGTGACCACTCCGGCCTTGTAGAGCGCCATCGCTTCGCCGGCCTTGCTCCCCGCATAGCCATTGCCCGCGGCATCGATCTGCCAGCTGTTCTCGTCGATCCGCTCGGCATGCTGCCCGCCTGTCATGCCCAGGAAATTGCCGCCGCCATAGGTCGTCGCGCACCCGCCGGTAGCCAGAAACGCTGTAATAATCCCCGTTTGCAGTAGCTTGCGCATTTGATTCCCCCCGTTTCGAACGCGCAACTATTGGCGCCAAAATCCTTGAAAAGGCAAGATTGCGCCGATGCGACACGGGCCGATCGCCGCCGCGATGCGATGGCGTTGCGCGGTTCGCCAAACCCGCGCTTTTGCGTGCAAAGTTCGCACTGAGTCGCAACGCAACATGCGCGCGCCCGCGTGCGTGCCCGCGTGCGTATGCGCGCGTACGTACGCGAGCGCGCACGCGCGGGCGCACGCGGCGGCGTGCATCGCGCGGCTCATTCGGCATCGAATTGCGGGATCAGGCCGTGGGCGAAATGCTCCTCGCGCAGCGGCTCGGCCTCGGCTTCGCTGTCGGTCAGGTCTTCGGCCAGATCGGAAAAGGCGGCGCGCGCGCTGTCGCGCGGATTGGGCACGTCGGCGGGCATCAGCCCCGAAAGGCGCCCGAAGCGCATCGGATCGAGATGGCGCAGCAGGAACATCAGCAGCCGATCGGGGGGCACGCGCTCCTCGCCGATCACTTCGCCGCGCTGCCACACCTGGCGGATATTGCCATAGACGGCGCGCTCATAGGCCATGGTGAGCAGGCGATTGCTGGCGAGCGTGAGCGCCGCGTCCCACGCCCGATGAAAGCTCTCCGCCTCGGGCCGCAGCCGCAGGCGATAGGCCGAACGCGGGGTGAGCCCGACGGCGGCGGCGGCATCGGAAACGCAGCCGGTTTCGGCGAGAATATCGATGAACTTGCGCTGCCGCTGTGCGGTCCAGCCGGTCGTGCGGCTGGTGGGGACGGGGGTGAAATCGGTCGGTTCGTCGGACATGGTTTCGGCTCCCTGTGGTTCGCGGAGCCGAGTCATATAACCATATTGGTTCGTGTAGGACAGGGTCTATGACATCAGTTCGGCCGCCAATTCGATAAGCGCCTCAGTGCGTGCCGCTCGAAATTTGTCATAATCATCATCATCAAAATCTTCGGGGATTATCGCCCTTTCCAGATAATCAGATCGGCTGACTGCGGGCATATCTTTTGCGTAAACAGAAGGTGCTTTTGCTTTAATGTAATTATTATCCTGACGTGTGAGAAAGCAGATATTCGCGAGGACGTTTATATCTCTCCGGTCATAGCCAGCGACGCCCAAATGCCGTTGCGGATAAATGTGATGAAACTCATGCTTCATGCCGCGCTTTAGGACCTTATCCAGTTCAATAACTGCGCCGCTTATCAACGACTTGGGAGATTTCTGCGCAAGCATGCAAATCAGTGTTTTTGAATTTGCACTAGACGCAAGAAAGTTAGCTTTATCAAACTCGACTTTTAGCTCTGCCGCCGGCTGCTTCACTTGATACTGCGGGTTGTTTTTGAGTTTATTAAATTCATTGATGTCTGCTGCCTGTTTTGAGTTAACGTCAGACGAGTAGCGCCGTGAAAAAGCTGTCCGCCAGAACCATCTGATTAGTTCTTCTCTTTGATGAGCTTCATATCGCACACCCTCATCACGATCAGTAGAAAAAAAGCAACTAAGCGGAATAAGCATGCCGGGAAAGGGCAGCATGGCGAAATGCCTTACGGATAGCTCGCGTTTCAAAAAATCTATCGCGCCGGTGATGCCGTTTCGAATTTCGCCAAAGCGATTACGAATCTCTTCACCACTTAAACTCATTATTTTCTCTGGCGAAGTTTCTTCGGTTATTACACCCGCACAAATTCTAAGTTGTAGATCTTGCTCTTTTGAAAGATCGCCGTAACCGTGCTCTTCTATATCGTCTTGTAGATCTGAAAATTTCTCGGTAAGATCAAAGTCATCGGACCAGCTCCAAGCGGATAGCAACTCGAAGACTTTTAGCTCTGTACCGGCGCGATTTATTCGTTCAAAAACGATGGCAACTTTATTTCTATCATCGGTTTCGAAAGTTTGAGTTTGAACATCGTACTCTTTGAATCGCTCTTGAATGCTATCTAGCTTAACAATCTGGTCGGCTGGCCTACCATCGCATGCCTTGCGGTATTCAATGGGACTGTAGAATGTTTTCACAGGGAAGTGTCGCTCTGGGTCCACCTCGCCTTCGGAGAGCGGCTTGAAAACGGACTCTTGAAGACTCTCTTCCGAAAACAAATCGAAGTAAATATCAGTCCATTGATTATCTTCCGGCTGCAATTCTGTCTGAAAAACAGAGAATATACTCGTCAGCCTCTGTTGCCCGTCGAGGACATAGTTTACTGGATAGTCCTTTTTAGGGTCGGGGAGAACGAAGGAGCCAAGGTTCTTTTCAAACTCTAGTCGCTCATCCGTTTGCCAAAGAACTACCGTGCCAATTGGAAATCCCTTGTATATGCTGTCGAGCAAAAAGGCAGCTTGCTCCGGTTCCCAAACATATCCCCGTTGAAAAGCCGGTATGCGAATGTCACCGCTCGAAATGCGCTCGATTATTTGTCGAATGAACATAAATCACTCCGCCGCAACCCCGGAGCCCGAGAACATGTCCGCGCCGTCCTCGTCCTCGTTGGCCGGCTTTTCCGCCTTGGCCTTCTGGCGCTTGTCGAAGCTGTCCCACACGTCGTTCCACTGGCCGCGCGTTGCGCCCTTCGAATATTCCGTCGCGCGGGTTTCGAAGAAATTGGCGTGTTCGACGCCGTTGAGCAGCGGCGTGAGCCAGGGCAGCGGGTGTTCGTCGATCATGTAGATCGGCTTGAAGCCGAGCTGGCCCAGCCGCCAGTCGGCGACATAGCGGATATATTTCTTGATTTCCTTGGGCGTCATGCCCGGCACGGGGCCCTGTTCGAAGGCGAGATCGATGAACGCGTCTTCCAGCCGCACGGTCGTCTGGCACACGTCCATGATGTCGTCGCGCACGGCCTTGGTCAGGCAGTCGCGTTCCTTGCAGAAGGCGTGGAACAGCGTGGTGATGCCTTCGCAATGCAGGCTTTCGTCGCGCACGCTCCAGCTGACGATCTGGCCCATGCCCTTCATCTTGTTGAAGCGCGGGAAGTTCATCAGCATCGCGAAGCTGGCGAAGAGCTGAAGCCCTTCGGTAAAGCCGCCGAACATCGCGAGCGTCTTGGCGATATCCTCGTCGGTATCGACGCCGAAACGCTGCAGATAATCGTGCTTGTCCTTCATCTCGCTATATTCGAGGAACATGCCGTATTCGCTTTCGGGCATGCCGATCGTATCGAGCAGGTGGCTGTACGCCGCGATATGGATCGTCTCCATGTTGCTGAACGCGGCCAGCATCATCTTGACTTCGGTCGGCTTGAACACGCGGCCATATTTCTCGTGGTAGCAATCCTGCACCTCGACGTCCGCCTGGGTGAAGAAGCGGAAGATCTGCGTCAGCAGGTTGCGCTCGTGGTCGGAAAGCTTCTGCGCCCAGTCGCGGCAATCCTCGCCCAGCGGCACTTCCTCGGGCATCCAGTGGACCTGCTGCTGGCGCTTCCAATATTCATAGGCCCAGGGATATTCGAAGGGCTTGTAGGTCTTGCGGGCTTCGAGAAGGGACATGGGCTTACTCCTTGGGCGAATGCGTTAAACGTTGCCGGTGGCAAAAATGATGGCGATGGAAATGGCGAGTACGGCCAGCGTACCGAGCGCGATCAGGGCAATGCCGAAACGGCGCACGCCCTGCGTCGTGCGCAGCGGGGCGGTGCCGCGTCCGAGATAGACGCGCGGCTGCAGCACCATGTGCGTTCCGGCGGCTACAAGCACGAAAAGCCCGATAGCGAGCGCGTTGGCGACGATGGTCATCCCGCGCCTCCGCTGGCTATGGCGAACATATTGGCGAAGCCCGCGCAGAACAAGGACGCGGCGAAGAGCATGGCGCCGGCGATGCGCAGCGCATAGGTCGCCTCCTCGCTGTCGGCGATGCGCAGCGCGCGGCGGGCGAGCGCGGGCTTCACCAGCAGCGTCAGGCCGCCTGCCGCGAGGATCACGGCGGCGCCGTTGGCAAGGAGCAGGCCGCGGCTCACCACAAGCTCTCCAGCGCGGCGAACATCGCGTCGGTGTCACGCAGCATCAGCCAGGCGAGGAAGACGGGAACAACGGCCGTCGCGAGCGTGCCGGCGATCTTGCCCGCCAGCTTGCGCCGCTCGGCGCGCGCGGTGGTGTCGTGACGCGCGGGCGACATGATCATGCCGCGCGGATCGGGCTGCGCCTCGCGCCAGGTCCGCCAGCCCTGCACCGCGGTGATCGGCAGCACCATGACCGCGAAGATCAGATTGACCAGCGGCATCAGCGCTTCGGGAAGATTGAAGACGAGCGCGGCGCCGCCGCCGACCCACAGCCCCGCCAGAATCGCCTGGCCCACCGTCGCGGCCGAAATTCCCGTATCGGCGTCACCGCCATAGCCTTCGAGCTCGCGGCGTTCCTCGAAATAGCGCTGGGTGGCCCCGCCGCGCAGCTCGGCGAGGCGTTGCTGGCGGCGGCGCGCGAACAGCGGCACGCTCAGCATGAGCGCCGCGGTGCCCAGCCCGGCAGCGACCGGCCAGAAGATGTTGGGGGCAAGACCAAGGGGCATGGCGGCGCTCATTCGTTCTCGATCACCGTGCCGCGCTTCGCCGGCCGGTCGCGATAGACAGTGCGGGTGCGGTATACGGTGCGGCTGCCGTGCGAACCGACGCCGAAGAACATGATCCCGACGAAAAAGCCGAAGTCATACCAGCCGCCATTGTTCGGCACGGCATAGATGGCGATGTCCGGCACGAAGAGCGAGAAGATCCAGGCGACCGGGAAGATGAAGCCGTGCCACAGGCCGAGGAGGAAGCCGGGGCTGCCCGCTTCGACGCCGCTCGAAACCTGATGCGCGCAGGCCGAGAGCAACGTGAGCGCGGCAAGCGCGGCGATGGTTGCAGGGGCGCGGAAACGGCTCATGCGGAAATCCCTGATTGTTGCGCGCGCGACATGAGCGCAGGGCGGTTGCGACGACGCGCGGTGGAGCCGCCACGGCGGCCGTGCGTTGAGGAAACAGTATCGCGTATCAAAGGAAAGGATGTTTCATGACCGATCTGTCGCAAGTCCGCGAGCATATGAATGTCGTCGGCGCCGACGGCGTGCATCTGGGCACGGTCGACCATGCCACTGGCCACCGCATCAAGCTGACCAAGGCGGACAGCCCGCAGACCAGGGACGGGCAGGGCGCCAGGCATCACTATATCCCCGCCGGCCTGGTGGCGGAAATCGAAGGCGACACGGTGCGCCTTTCCGCCAACGCAGCGGTGGCGCAGGAAATGTTCGAAACGACCACGGACGACTGACCCCCCCGGACGTCCGCAGGCGGCGCTCGCGCGGTGCGCGGGCGCCGTTTTTGCGTCTGCTAGTCCATATAGGGCTGCGCCTGCGTCACGGCGTTCGCCGCGCCGTTCCATGCGGTCCATTCGATTGCGACCGCGCTGATCCAGCCGATGTTGAACAGGATCAGCATCACGATGGTGGTGCCGCGCGGGGCGCGCTTCCTGCCCGGGCCGGGTTCGATATCCGGTACGCCGCGAAACAGCGCCGCGACCGAACGCGCGTTGAGCAGCAGCCAGATGCCGGTCACGGCCGTGACGAGGATCGCGATGACCAGCAACAGCGGAAAGCCTGTAGTCGTCATGAGCTTGGTCCTCCGGTGTTTCATCGGACCAATGATTCCCGGCGGTTGCCGGTTCCCTGAGGCCGCGCACCAGCCGCGCCGCTCCGCCGGGTACGACCATTGCCGCGTCGAAGCGCGTGCACTGGTCGTTCCGGGCAATGGCGTTGCGCACCTGCATCGTTCCACGTCGCCCCTGCGCAGGCAGGGGCCTATCGCTGTGCCGCGAGCGAGGCGTTCGCGGCGAAAGGCATGAACCCTGCCTGCGCAGGGGCGACGGCCGGCGTCAGATCACTGACAGGCCAGGCATTCGTCGTAATCGGTCGACGGCAGCTCGTATTTCGCGAGTTCCGAGGTGTTGTCGACTTCGACGCCGCCCGCGAAGCCGGCGCGCTGCACCGATTTGGAGCGGAGATAATAGAGCGATTTGATGCCCAGCTCCCAGGCGCGATAGTGGAGCATCAGCAGGTCCCACTTGTCGCAATCGGCGGGGATGAACAGGTTGAGCGACTGCGCCTGATCGATGAACGGCGCGCGATCGCCCGCAAGTTCGAGGATCCAGCGCTGGTCGATCTCGAAGCTGGTCTTGTAGCAGTCCTTTTCCTCCTGAGTGAGGAAGTCGAGATGCTGGACCGAGCCGCCATGTTCGAGGATCGTGTTCCACACCGCGTCGCTGTTCTTCGCCTTTTCGATCAGCAGCTTTTCGAGATGCGGATTGCGCACCACGAAGCTGCCCGACAGCGTCTTGTGGGTGTAGATGTTCGCCGGGATCGGCTCGATGCACGCGCTGGTGCCGCCGCAGATGATGCTGATCGACGCGGTCGGCGCGATTGCCATCTTGCAGCTGAACCGTTCCATCACGCCCATTTCGGCCGCGTCGGGGCACGGCCCGCGCTCGACCGCGAGCTGCATCGAGGCTTCGTTCACCGCCGCGTTGACATGTTTGAAGATGTTGCGGTTCCAGCTCTTGGCCATCGGCCCTTCGAACGGCAGGCCGCGCGCCTGAAGGAAGCTGTGGAAGCCCATCACGCCGAGGCCGACCGAGCGTTCGCGCTCCGCCGAATATTTGGCGCGCGCCATTTCGTCGGGCGCCCGCTCGATATAGTCAGTGAGCACATTGTCGAGGAAGCGCATCACGTCCTCGATGAACCGCTTGTCCTTGCTCCATTCGTCCCAGGTTTCGAGGTTGAGCGAGGAGAGGCAGCAGACCGCGGTACGGTCATTGCCGAGATGGTCGTATCCGGTCGGCAGCGTGATTTCGCTGCACAGGTTCGACGTCGAGACCTTGAGCCCCAGATCGCGATGATGCTTGGGCATGTTGTCGTTCACATGGTCGGAGAAGACGATGTAGGGCTCGCCGGTGGCAAGCCGCGTCTCGACCAGCTTCTGGAACAGCGCGCGCGCGTTCACCGTGCCGCGAACGCTGTCGTCCTTGGGCGACTTGAGTTCCCAGTCGGTGCCGTCGCGCACCGCTTCCATGAACGCG
This genomic interval from Sphingosinithalassobacter tenebrarum contains the following:
- a CDS encoding globin domain-containing protein, whose amino-acid sequence is MADETAPQTSPETPYAAMGGAETVRALAHRFYDLVGSDPAYAELRALHGPELAPIADSLAGFLSGWLGGPRDWFESGRGCIFSLHGAVPIDHRTAGQWADAMARSIDSEPRVPPQIAEKMKDTLGRMARSMAPREAAAS
- a CDS encoding DUF262 domain-containing protein; translated protein: MFIRQIIERISSGDIRIPAFQRGYVWEPEQAAFLLDSIYKGFPIGTVVLWQTDERLEFEKNLGSFVLPDPKKDYPVNYVLDGQQRLTSIFSVFQTELQPEDNQWTDIYFDLFSEESLQESVFKPLSEGEVDPERHFPVKTFYSPIEYRKACDGRPADQIVKLDSIQERFKEYDVQTQTFETDDRNKVAIVFERINRAGTELKVFELLSAWSWSDDFDLTEKFSDLQDDIEEHGYGDLSKEQDLQLRICAGVITEETSPEKIMSLSGEEIRNRFGEIRNGITGAIDFLKRELSVRHFAMLPFPGMLIPLSCFFSTDRDEGVRYEAHQREELIRWFWRTAFSRRYSSDVNSKQAADINEFNKLKNNPQYQVKQPAAELKVEFDKANFLASSANSKTLICMLAQKSPKSLISGAVIELDKVLKRGMKHEFHHIYPQRHLGVAGYDRRDINVLANICFLTRQDNNYIKAKAPSVYAKDMPAVSRSDYLERAIIPEDFDDDDYDKFRAARTEALIELAAELMS
- a CDS encoding ribonucleotide-diphosphate reductase subunit beta — its product is MSLLEARKTYKPFEYPWAYEYWKRQQQVHWMPEEVPLGEDCRDWAQKLSDHERNLLTQIFRFFTQADVEVQDCYHEKYGRVFKPTEVKMMLAAFSNMETIHIAAYSHLLDTIGMPESEYGMFLEYSEMKDKHDYLQRFGVDTDEDIAKTLAMFGGFTEGLQLFASFAMLMNFPRFNKMKGMGQIVSWSVRDESLHCEGITTLFHAFCKERDCLTKAVRDDIMDVCQTTVRLEDAFIDLAFEQGPVPGMTPKEIKKYIRYVADWRLGQLGFKPIYMIDEHPLPWLTPLLNGVEHANFFETRATEYSKGATRGQWNDVWDSFDKRQKAKAEKPANEDEDGADMFSGSGVAAE
- a CDS encoding DUF2171 domain-containing protein, with product MTDLSQVREHMNVVGADGVHLGTVDHATGHRIKLTKADSPQTRDGQGARHHYIPAGLVAEIEGDTVRLSANAAVAQEMFETTTDD
- a CDS encoding ribonucleoside-diphosphate reductase subunit alpha, with amino-acid sequence MEFRDTESNVNDTDTETAVAPATKPEKTKKAKGDSKTIDPSPFPVEVDHSRDELLTEFGKETLKDRYLLPGESYQDLFVRVASAYADDAEHAQRLYDYISRLWFMPATPVLSNGGTGRGLPISCYLNSVPDSLDGIVDTWNENVWLASRGGGIGTYWGNVRGIGEPVGLNGKTSGIIPFVRVMDSLTLAISQGSLRRGSAACYLDISHPEIEEFLEIRKPSGDFNRKALNLHHGVLIPDAFMEAVRDGTDWELKSPKDDSVRGTVNARALFQKLVETRLATGEPYIVFSDHVNDNMPKHHRDLGLKVSTSNLCSEITLPTGYDHLGNDRTAVCCLSSLNLETWDEWSKDKRFIEDVMRFLDNVLTDYIERAPDEMARAKYSAERERSVGLGVMGFHSFLQARGLPFEGPMAKSWNRNIFKHVNAAVNEASMQLAVERGPCPDAAEMGVMERFSCKMAIAPTASISIICGGTSACIEPIPANIYTHKTLSGSFVVRNPHLEKLLIEKAKNSDAVWNTILEHGGSVQHLDFLTQEEKDCYKTSFEIDQRWILELAGDRAPFIDQAQSLNLFIPADCDKWDLLMLHYRAWELGIKSLYYLRSKSVQRAGFAGGVEVDNTSELAKYELPSTDYDECLACQ